One Pecten maximus chromosome 7, xPecMax1.1, whole genome shotgun sequence genomic window carries:
- the LOC117331268 gene encoding uncharacterized protein LOC117331268: protein MAKRYQPGEGMVGDDELAYDNELQPHLGHLQFDNEGFTPFDFNNPENNEKTLPFDKVDVEPEVKLNQGQGQVVTPSVQKNGSANEPSVTIMTTSSNQNGNAQSKSTPVHFKSTSESTAKSNGSNNGRRVIQTANIQETERWRDLERQRPLRQRHIMLLKIFGIIACFFFFPTGIPAVYYAFKTEKEFDEGIMRGNIDEAQRCARKSERFIIFSGLLAILTAVIVFAVVERSLIDEQAYWDSHSSSRVLPP, encoded by the coding sequence ATGGCGAAGCGTTATCAGCCAGGGGAAGGAATGGTGGGGGACGATGAATTGGCCTATGATAATGAACTCCAACCCCACCTCGGACACCTACAGTTTGATAACGAAGGATTCACACCTTTTGATTTCAACAAcccagaaaataatgaaaagacACTACCATTTGACAAGGTCGATGTTGAGCCAGAGGTCAAATTgaatcaaggtcaaggtcaggttGTCACCCCTAGTGTGCAAAAAAATGGCAGTGCTAATGAGCCATCAGTGACCATCATGACAACTTCTTCAAATCAGAATGGGAATGCTCAATCTAAAAGTACTCCAGTTCATTTTAAGAGCACTTCAGAATCAACTGCAAAATCGAATGGAAGCAATAATGGCCGTCGCGTGATCCAAACAGCCAATATTCAGGAAACAGAGAGGTGGAGAGACTTGGAGCGTCAGCGTCCCTTGCGACAACGCCATATCATGTTGTTAAAGATCTTTGGAATTATTGcctgttttttcttctttccaaCAGGTATACCAGCTGTGTATTATGCCTTTAAAACTGAAAAGGAATTTGATGAAGGAATTATGCGTGGAAATATTGATGAGGCTCAGAGATGTGCAAGAAAATCTGAGAGATTTATTATATTCTCTGGCCTATTGGCCATTCTGACAGCAGTTATTGTATTTGCTGTGGTTGAACGGTCATTGATAGATGAACAAGCCTATTGGGATAGCCATAGTTCTAGTCGCGTTCTACCACCATAA